A region of the Massilia sp. erpn genome:
ACCTTGCGCGATCCGACGCCTATCCGTATGGCGCCACAGATAGCAGGATTCAATGATCCTGCTGGAAAAGCCAGGTATGCGTTCCCGAATCAATTGCAAAGTGTGGTCCTTCGTGATGGAACGGCGTATTTGCCGAATATCGCCGCGTCACCGACAGGTCCGATTCACTACGCGACAACGACGCAGGCATTTATCAATGCCATTACCGACGTGGAAAGCACGCCAAAGGATGCTGGCGCACTCAATCTACATTTGGGCGGCAGGGTGCCTGAGAAAAACAAGCAGGAACTGTATTTTGCAAACCCTAATGCAATCGGGTTTACAACAACGAAGGGCGAAGGGTATGCATATGTCACCTCAGGGGGCAGTGATCTGCTTGTGAAGCTAAGGGTGTTGCAAGATGGGCAATTGGTTTTCACGGAAAATGGCAGCACGACCAGGTATGTGGACCTGAATGATCCAGATGAACCGTCCACTAGCGGCTTTAACGCAGGAAAAAATCCAATCGGGCTGGCAATCAATGCCAAAGAGAATATCGCCTATGTTCTGAATTATGTTTCGCGGAATGTATCGGTGGTGGATCTCGATTCTGATCGTGTGGTTAAGGTTATTCCTACCAGCGCGCTGCCGGCGCCGGGCTCGCAGGAAGAAAAGAAATTGGTTGGAGCCGAGCTGTTCTTCTCGTCGCGGGGGAACTTTGTGAATCCGAGTGGTTTGGGAAATAGTCGCAACCGTCTTTCGGAAAAAGGAAGGCAAAGCTGCGCGAGCTGTCATCCTTCTGGCCTGACAGATGGCGTGGTGTGGCAATTTAATACTGGCCCGAGGAAAACGCTTGCGATTAATGGAACATTTAATCCAAGAGACCCCTCTGATCAAAAAATAATAAACGCATCGGCAATTTTTGACGAGGTGCAGGATGCGGATTTCAATACGCGCTTGACCTCCAGTCCCGGCATGCTGAAGACACCGCGTGCTTGTGTAACAACGCCGGGCTATCCAGAAATTACCGAAAGCAAGGTTGATCCTGACCACGGCTTGGTACTGGGCGAGCATCATGAGTTCAGGAAGGCGGCGTGTGTAATGACGCAATTTAGCGTGCCAAATTCTACAAGGGCCCAAGCAACTGTTTTATTCCCTGGTAGTAATGTTGAAATAGGCGCGCTGGATGCATTGAAGGAATGGCAGCAATATGGAGTTCGTACGCCGATGAGAGCAATGACTGAGAGAGAGCTGCGGGCGAAAGGCGGCGATGCAAAAGCAGGTGTGAATGCGGAAAGAATAGCGGAAGGACGTCGAATTTTTAAGGA
Encoded here:
- a CDS encoding beta-propeller fold lactonase family protein; its protein translation is MGKNRQIRSRLVIATAALAVCLLASQMEVFGGVANGSAGTSHSSAIALSDDGRLLWSINPDSDEVTVIRTDTLVVIKTIAVGRNPQSVALSPNGQYAYVTNAGDGTVSFIKIRSSDPDKFVAALDSNIGKNGQLTTGSEPRGVVVSSDGRMVFVANSSQDSITAIDATTNRVVESYLVGDSACNDVDDERHFQPTALAISPNNRYLFVTRFLSFTSREGVQASELGKEGIVCRLTVELARSGAITLRDPTPIRMAPQIAGFNDPAGKARYAFPNQLQSVVLRDGTAYLPNIAASPTGPIHYATTTQAFINAITDVESTPKDAGALNLHLGGRVPEKNKQELYFANPNAIGFTTTKGEGYAYVTSGGSDLLVKLRVLQDGQLVFTENGSTTRYVDLNDPDEPSTSGFNAGKNPIGLAINAKENIAYVLNYVSRNVSVVDLDSDRVVKVIPTSALPAPGSQEEKKLVGAELFFSSRGNFVNPSGLGNSRNRLSEKGRQSCASCHPSGLTDGVVWQFNTGPRKTLAINGTFNPRDPSDQKIINASAIFDEVQDADFNTRLTSSPGMLKTPRACVTTPGYPEITESKVDPDHGLVLGEHHEFRKAACVMTQFSVPNSTRAQATVLFPGSNVEIGALDALKEWQQYGVRTPMRAMTERELRAKGGDAKAGVNAERIAEGRRIFKEYGCNSCHNGGKWSTSSRNFALPPEPDDIAKEAASSGANQFQFLYKYLRDIGSYNLNVAGSDNMISGFDAIGGAELDTAGLKALGYDHDGDGKGSGYNIPSILGTYSVPPYYHNGACETLRCVVSDRNHRDAGSHSGSKAALDKKEIASLVKFLQSIDASTAPFK